The Paenibacillus sp. RUD330 genome has a segment encoding these proteins:
- a CDS encoding sugar ABC transporter permease, with amino-acid sequence MGRTLRSKLEVSGIYLVVLIMFAVILYPLLWAVSISLNPGTSLYSAKLIPDNLSLEHYRWLFTDPQSDYGLWYKNTIIVAVCNAVASVTMVSLLAYVFSRFRFTGRKYGIYTFLLLQMFPVLMGMVAIYLLLNLVNLLDTFTGLILIYAVGGLPMNVFLVKGYLDTIPRDLDESATMDGAGHLTVFFRILMPLTAPILAVVGLFTFMAPFMDFLTPRIILRSPEKYTLALGLYNFINDKFSNNFTIFAAGTILIAVPIATVFLLLQRFLISGLADGATKG; translated from the coding sequence ATGGGACGCACGCTGAGATCCAAGCTGGAAGTATCCGGCATCTACCTCGTTGTTCTGATCATGTTCGCCGTCATCCTGTATCCGCTGCTGTGGGCGGTCAGCATCTCGCTGAATCCCGGCACGAGCCTCTACAGCGCCAAGCTGATTCCCGACAATCTGTCGCTGGAGCATTACCGCTGGCTGTTCACGGATCCGCAGAGCGATTACGGCCTCTGGTACAAAAACACGATCATCGTCGCCGTCTGCAATGCCGTCGCCTCCGTGACGATGGTGTCGCTGCTGGCGTATGTGTTCTCGCGCTTCCGCTTCACGGGCCGCAAGTACGGCATCTACACCTTCCTGCTGCTGCAGATGTTCCCGGTGCTCATGGGCATGGTGGCGATCTACCTGCTGCTCAACTTGGTGAACCTGCTGGACACGTTCACCGGCCTGATCCTGATCTACGCCGTCGGCGGACTGCCGATGAACGTGTTCCTCGTCAAAGGGTACCTGGACACCATTCCGCGCGATCTCGACGAATCGGCCACGATGGACGGCGCGGGGCATCTGACCGTATTCTTCCGGATTCTGATGCCGCTGACGGCTCCGATCCTGGCGGTCGTCGGGCTGTTCACCTTCATGGCGCCGTTCATGGACTTCCTGACGCCGCGCATCATCCTGCGCTCGCCCGAGAAGTACACGCTGGCGCTCGGGCTGTACAACTTCATCAACGACAAGTTCTCCAACAACTTCACGATCTTCGCGGCGGGCACCATCCTGATCGCCGTGCCGATCGCGACCGTATTCCTGCTGCTGCAGCGCTTCCTCATCTCCGGCCTCGCGGACGGAGCGACGAAGGGCTGA
- a CDS encoding sugar ABC transporter permease, whose translation MQKALQPKAGPQPSPAAAAALSIIPGLGQLYNRRFIKGVLFLVLALSLAASIGAWTAHGIEGLITLGDDPNKDDSRTLLTEGILSLLLAAVLLYSYILNIKDAYRDAVRRQDGERIPSVRQAFHDSYDKGFPYFVVVPSFILLAMVVVFPLLFMVALAFTNYSLYNSPPAKLLDWVGWINFKELFTNPIWTQSLVSVVTWTVVWTLVATSLQIGLAMLLAVLVNDNRVRFKKLIRTVFILPWAVPSFMTALVFAAMFNDTFGAINMQIMSRFGLMVPWLTDPTWARVAIILIQIWLGFPYVFTLFTGVLQSISKDWYEAAEVDGGSRWQKFRFITLPHILFATAPLLIMQYSFNFNNFNIIFLFNKGGPAVPGQSAGATDILISWVYNLTFTDNNYKMAAAISIIMGLIVAAFAFYQFRKTRSFREEGY comes from the coding sequence ATGCAAAAAGCATTGCAACCGAAGGCCGGTCCCCAGCCTTCTCCAGCTGCGGCAGCCGCGCTGTCCATCATTCCAGGCCTGGGCCAGCTGTACAATCGACGCTTCATCAAGGGCGTGCTGTTCCTCGTGCTGGCGCTGTCGCTCGCGGCATCGATCGGCGCATGGACGGCGCACGGCATCGAAGGGCTGATCACGCTGGGCGACGATCCGAATAAAGACGATTCCCGAACGCTGCTGACGGAGGGCATCCTCTCTCTGCTGCTAGCGGCCGTGCTTCTGTACAGCTATATCCTCAACATCAAGGATGCTTACCGGGATGCGGTCCGCCGTCAGGACGGCGAGCGGATTCCATCCGTGAGGCAGGCTTTCCATGACAGCTACGACAAAGGCTTCCCTTATTTCGTCGTCGTTCCCAGCTTCATCCTGCTGGCGATGGTCGTCGTTTTCCCGCTGCTGTTCATGGTCGCGCTCGCGTTCACGAACTACAGCCTGTACAACTCTCCGCCAGCGAAGCTGCTGGACTGGGTGGGCTGGATCAACTTCAAGGAGCTGTTCACCAACCCGATCTGGACGCAGAGCCTCGTCTCCGTCGTCACCTGGACGGTCGTCTGGACGCTGGTCGCGACCTCGCTCCAGATCGGCCTGGCGATGCTGCTCGCCGTGCTCGTCAATGACAATCGCGTGCGCTTCAAGAAGCTGATCCGCACGGTCTTCATCCTTCCCTGGGCAGTGCCTTCGTTCATGACCGCGCTCGTGTTCGCCGCGATGTTCAACGATACGTTCGGGGCGATCAACATGCAGATCATGAGCAGGTTCGGCTTGATGGTTCCATGGCTGACGGACCCGACCTGGGCCCGCGTCGCGATCATCCTGATCCAGATCTGGCTCGGCTTCCCGTATGTGTTCACGCTGTTCACGGGCGTGCTGCAGAGCATTTCCAAGGACTGGTACGAAGCCGCCGAGGTGGATGGAGGCAGCCGCTGGCAGAAGTTCCGCTTCATCACTTTGCCCCATATCCTGTTCGCCACGGCGCCGCTCCTCATCATGCAGTATTCGTTCAACTTCAACAACTTCAACATCATCTTCCTGTTCAACAAGGGAGGACCGGCGGTGCCGGGCCAAAGCGCGGGAGCGACCGACATTCTCATCTCCTGGGTGTACAACCTGACCTTCACCGACAACAACTACAAAATGGCCGCCGCCATCAGCATCATCATGGGCCTCATCGTCGCGGCGTTCGCGTTCTATCAGTTCCGGAAGACGCGGTCATTCCGTGAGGAGGGATATTGA
- a CDS encoding extracellular solute-binding protein, translated as MKKQKTAAAALAMAIALTGLTACGSNNNAENNAGAANTGAANTGAATEPAANTAANTGAADKAGADAANMPEKPAELTIWPDDNADSVATITDITKKYTEKTGIKVNVKPVKMNDQQQILSLDGPAGKGPDLFYQPGIGNLVLKGLVQPVKAEQAVLDSFTPEALKALSQDGQLYGLPFVTETYALFYNKKLVPAAPATIADLEKLAQEQTDAKKQTYGFLFEGINFYYAWAFMGGNDGYIFKGTDAGGYDVNDIGLNKEGAVKGVQLIQDWFKKGYLPKGVNGDIVGGLFGSGKVGAVINGPWAITDYKKQLGDDLAVAPLPTLENGKHPTSFIGVKGWMLSKFSKSPEWASDLAAFITNQENALEYYKKTGQVPPVTAVLNDTALTSDPLVKGFTEQVQFGQPFPTVPELDYVWDPMKNALQFASEGKDVQKSLDDAVKQVQDKMAMSGK; from the coding sequence ATGAAGAAGCAAAAAACCGCCGCAGCGGCGCTGGCGATGGCCATCGCGCTGACGGGGCTGACGGCATGCGGCAGCAACAACAACGCGGAAAACAATGCGGGCGCCGCAAATACAGGCGCTGCAAATACAGGCGCAGCAACGGAGCCGGCTGCCAACACGGCGGCCAACACAGGCGCAGCCGACAAGGCCGGCGCAGATGCGGCCAATATGCCGGAGAAGCCGGCCGAGCTGACGATCTGGCCGGACGACAACGCCGACAGCGTGGCTACGATTACAGATATTACGAAGAAGTACACGGAGAAAACCGGCATCAAGGTCAACGTCAAGCCGGTCAAGATGAACGACCAGCAGCAGATTCTCTCGCTTGACGGTCCTGCCGGCAAAGGTCCGGACCTGTTCTACCAGCCGGGCATCGGCAACCTGGTGCTCAAAGGCCTCGTGCAGCCGGTCAAGGCCGAGCAGGCCGTGCTCGACTCCTTCACGCCGGAAGCGCTCAAGGCGCTCAGCCAGGACGGCCAGCTGTACGGCCTGCCGTTCGTAACGGAGACCTACGCGCTGTTCTACAACAAAAAGCTCGTGCCTGCGGCGCCGGCGACAATCGCAGACCTGGAGAAGCTGGCCCAGGAGCAGACGGACGCCAAGAAGCAGACCTACGGCTTCCTGTTCGAAGGCATCAACTTCTACTACGCCTGGGCATTCATGGGCGGCAACGACGGCTACATCTTCAAGGGGACCGACGCCGGCGGCTACGATGTAAACGACATCGGCCTCAACAAGGAGGGCGCTGTCAAAGGCGTCCAGCTGATCCAGGATTGGTTCAAGAAAGGCTACCTGCCCAAAGGCGTGAACGGCGATATCGTCGGCGGCCTGTTCGGCTCCGGCAAGGTCGGCGCGGTCATCAACGGACCTTGGGCGATCACGGATTACAAGAAGCAGCTTGGCGACGATCTGGCGGTGGCTCCGCTTCCGACGCTGGAAAACGGCAAGCACCCGACCTCCTTCATCGGCGTGAAGGGCTGGATGCTCTCCAAGTTCTCCAAATCCCCGGAATGGGCTTCCGATCTGGCGGCCTTCATCACCAACCAGGAAAACGCGCTTGAATATTACAAAAAGACCGGCCAAGTGCCTCCGGTCACTGCGGTTCTGAACGACACCGCGCTGACGAGCGACCCGCTCGTGAAGGGCTTCACGGAGCAGGTCCAATTCGGCCAGCCGTTCCCTACGGTTCCTGAGCTTGATTATGTCTGGGATCCGATGAAAAACGCGCTCCAGTTCGCTTCCGAAGGCAAGGATGTGCAGAAATCGCTGGATGACGCCGTGAAGCAGGTTCAGGACAAGATGGCGATGTCCGGCAAATAA
- a CDS encoding ABC transporter ATP-binding protein, which produces MIKLQGVTKRFQDKTALDGFSADLAAGSITGLIGPNGAGKTTLIRLLNGLLLPEEGSIAVDGLSPEKDGDEVRRSCGTLTEQPGLYDDMTGRENLRFYASLYGIHGLDRIQELSGVLSLQEFLDRKTGTYSTGMKKRLGLARAMLHKPSVLLLDEPTNGLDPDGTRDVLLYLKRLNEHEGVTVLICSHVLSQLETVCSSYIFLEQGAKKAEGTLQELRKRYISTLQLEIRVRDWQGRNGNIQIEAESYEALPGLLRSISAQSRLYEARILNDDLQSIYFQIRKENLP; this is translated from the coding sequence TTGATCAAGCTGCAAGGGGTAACGAAGAGATTTCAGGACAAGACGGCCCTGGATGGCTTCAGTGCGGATCTGGCAGCGGGGTCGATCACCGGATTGATCGGTCCCAACGGCGCCGGCAAGACGACGCTGATCCGGCTGCTGAACGGACTGCTGCTGCCGGAGGAAGGGTCCATCGCCGTGGATGGTCTGAGTCCGGAGAAGGATGGCGATGAGGTGCGGCGGAGCTGCGGCACGCTGACCGAACAGCCCGGACTGTACGACGATATGACGGGACGGGAGAATCTTCGGTTCTATGCCAGCCTGTATGGCATTCATGGCCTGGACAGAATCCAGGAGCTGTCCGGCGTGCTCTCGCTTCAGGAATTTCTCGACCGCAAGACCGGCACCTACAGCACCGGAATGAAAAAACGGCTCGGCCTCGCCCGAGCCATGCTGCACAAGCCGTCTGTGCTTCTGCTCGACGAGCCGACCAATGGCCTTGATCCCGACGGCACGCGGGATGTGCTGCTCTATCTGAAGCGGCTCAATGAGCATGAGGGCGTGACCGTGCTGATCTGCTCCCACGTGCTCTCCCAGCTGGAGACCGTCTGCTCCAGCTACATCTTTTTGGAGCAGGGAGCCAAGAAGGCCGAGGGCACGCTGCAGGAACTGCGGAAACGCTACATCTCCACCCTGCAGCTGGAAATCAGGGTTCGCGACTGGCAGGGACGCAACGGAAACATCCAGATCGAGGCGGAATCCTATGAGGCGCTGCCGGGCTTGCTGCGGTCCATTTCCGCGCAATCCCGGCTTTATGAAGCCCGCATCCTGAATGATGATCTGCAGTCCATCTACTTTCAGATCCGAAAGGAGAACTTGCCATGA
- a CDS encoding ABC transporter permease subunit has translation MNRFSPSWSIARKDINALKASLQLWLPMIIVPLVFSAVLPAILLLVFRYKVLPGGSGGFGSSSDIAYLLKSAISLAPPSLQAELSQLPSDGHRVLYFMLTYLMAPMFLLIPVMTSSIITANSFAGEKERKTLEGLLYAPISMNQLLLGKGLAAFLPSIALTLGSFVVYGVIVNSLAYPLFSHLIFPTWNWLPLLLLVVPSLTAVIVLATMLVSAKVKGFQEAYQLGGVIVLPVLALVAGQATGMLLLGNIAMLALTSLLVLIGWILFRSARHLALRHRFLEKLG, from the coding sequence ATGAACCGCTTCTCTCCCAGCTGGTCCATCGCCCGCAAGGATATCAACGCGCTCAAGGCCAGCCTGCAGCTATGGCTGCCTATGATCATCGTGCCGCTCGTATTCAGCGCCGTGCTGCCTGCGATTCTGCTGCTCGTGTTCCGCTATAAGGTGCTGCCGGGAGGCAGCGGCGGGTTCGGAAGCTCCAGCGACATCGCCTACCTGCTGAAGTCGGCAATCTCTCTCGCTCCGCCCTCTCTGCAGGCCGAGCTGTCGCAGCTGCCCAGCGACGGCCATCGGGTGCTCTACTTCATGCTCACCTACCTTATGGCTCCGATGTTCCTGCTCATCCCGGTCATGACCTCAAGCATCATCACCGCCAACAGCTTTGCCGGGGAGAAGGAGCGGAAGACGCTGGAAGGGCTGCTGTATGCGCCGATCTCCATGAACCAGCTCCTCCTCGGCAAAGGTCTCGCCGCCTTCCTGCCGTCGATAGCTTTGACACTGGGAAGCTTTGTCGTCTATGGGGTAATCGTCAATTCGCTGGCCTATCCGCTCTTCTCGCACCTGATCTTCCCGACCTGGAACTGGCTGCCGCTGCTGCTGCTCGTCGTGCCCTCGCTGACCGCGGTCATCGTCCTGGCGACGATGCTGGTATCGGCCAAGGTCAAGGGCTTCCAGGAAGCGTATCAGCTTGGCGGAGTCATCGTTCTGCCGGTACTGGCGCTCGTCGCCGGCCAGGCGACCGGCATGCTGCTGCTCGGCAACATCGCGATGCTGGCGCTGACGTCTCTGCTGGTCCTCATCGGATGGATCCTTTTCCGCTCGGCGCGGCATTTGGCCCTGCGGCATCGTTTTCTGGAGAAGCTGGGGTGA